One window from the genome of Brachyspira hampsonii encodes:
- a CDS encoding RluA family pseudouridine synthase, translated as MNLDNNNIDTEEIEDDEIDLESSDNNSNNKKSFIISEDDIGKRLDTFVSDKLNITRSQVKNYLTSIMVNNAEKKLSYSLKLNDNIIINLDNLLKEKKDTSNPLPENIDLDIIYEDKYLLVINKPAGMSVHCSPSEMSGTLVNALLYQIKDFDFVGNKERAGIIHRLDKDTSGLIIIGKNANIVSSIQEQFKNRSIKKIYHAIVIGVLKDNYLEINLPIGRHHTYRKKMTVRDDGKEALTHIKVLKRFNSHTLIEINLKTGRTHQIRVHSSYKGFPVAGDKIYSKSFNKYSGLMLAAKKIEFLHPITKEILDFEIDYPDYFTNFLYSQNI; from the coding sequence ATGAACTTAGATAATAACAATATTGATACAGAAGAAATAGAAGATGATGAAATAGATTTAGAAAGCTCTGATAATAATTCAAACAATAAAAAATCATTCATTATATCTGAAGATGATATAGGAAAAAGATTAGATACATTTGTAAGTGATAAATTAAATATCACTAGAAGCCAAGTAAAAAATTATTTAACTTCTATAATGGTTAATAATGCTGAAAAAAAATTATCATATTCTCTAAAATTAAATGACAATATAATAATAAATTTAGATAATCTTTTAAAAGAAAAAAAAGATACATCAAACCCGCTGCCTGAAAATATTGATTTAGATATAATTTATGAAGACAAATATTTACTTGTAATAAATAAACCTGCCGGCATGAGTGTGCATTGTTCTCCTTCTGAAATGAGCGGTACTTTAGTTAATGCACTTCTATACCAAATAAAAGATTTTGATTTTGTTGGAAATAAAGAGAGAGCAGGCATTATACACAGACTAGATAAAGACACTTCAGGACTTATCATTATTGGTAAAAACGCCAATATAGTATCAAGCATTCAAGAGCAATTTAAAAACAGAAGCATAAAAAAGATTTATCATGCCATTGTTATAGGAGTTTTAAAGGATAATTATTTAGAGATAAATCTTCCTATAGGACGGCATCATACATACAGAAAAAAAATGACCGTAAGAGATGATGGTAAAGAAGCTCTTACTCATATAAAAGTGTTAAAAAGATTCAATAGTCATACACTTATAGAAATTAATCTCAAAACAGGAAGAACTCATCAAATAAGAGTTCACTCATCATATAAAGGTTTTCCTGTAGCAGGAGATAAAATATATTCTAAAAGTTTCAATAAATATTCTGGTCTTATGTTAGCAGCAAAAAAAATAGAGTTTTTACATCCAATCACTAAAGAAATATTAGATTTTGAAATAGATTATCCTGATTATTTTACAAATTTCTTATACTCTCAAAATATATAA
- a CDS encoding leucine-rich repeat domain-containing protein: protein MTDNDFNKLIKWAKKNDAYHIASMNKKQITSMKELNLSNLDIERVPLEIFKLTNIEKLYLSLNYIEKIPKQIKNLKKLKVLDISANSIKLIPKEIFDLEMLEYLNISNNYIDKIDNDIEKLINLKELDISSCNISSIPNGIFKLYNIKFLDISVNKIKSIDKKIKNLENLEELIIDSNKLKSIPKEINDLKKLKILSIF from the coding sequence ATGACTGATAATGATTTTAATAAATTGATTAAATGGGCTAAAAAAAATGATGCATATCATATAGCAAGTATGAATAAAAAACAAATAACTTCAATGAAAGAATTGAATTTAAGCAACTTGGATATTGAAAGAGTTCCTTTAGAAATTTTTAAACTTACAAATATAGAGAAACTTTATTTATCTTTGAATTATATAGAAAAAATACCAAAACAAATAAAAAACTTAAAAAAATTAAAAGTTCTTGATATATCTGCTAATAGTATAAAACTTATACCTAAAGAAATATTTGATTTAGAAATGCTTGAATATTTAAATATATCTAATAATTATATTGATAAAATTGATAACGATATAGAAAAGCTTATAAACTTAAAAGAATTAGATATAAGCAGCTGTAATATATCCTCTATTCCTAACGGCATATTTAAATTATATAATATTAAATTTCTTGATATATCAGTAAATAAAATAAAAAGTATAGATAAAAAAATAAAAAATTTAGAAAATTTAGAGGAGCTAATTATTGATTCAAATAAATTAAAAAGCATACCAAAAGAAATAAATGATTTGAAAAAATTAAAAATATTATCAATTTTTTAA
- a CDS encoding pseudouridine synthase: MKKQQNEEAVRLVKVILESGFASRRNCEKAIMSGRVRVNNQVILDPAYRVKEDDSVSIDRELIKRQTKRYMALYKPIGVVSTTKYLPGRRIITEFFKGIKERLFYAGRLDSESRGIMIITNDGEFANIITHPSYEILKVYDVTVNGKIDSEALLNASKGITIKNVSYSPFKFKILSKGRIQSKIRLTINEGKNREIRKIFDYLGYKVIDLERISVGCVSKYDEVSGTLEAGHIRDLTKKEIDFFFRQKDKKLKDIESIFENIPDDIEDEISNENYEDNIFNNDKKETKVHDKSKWAKAKPKKKRLVTKKSSAYKAKIQKKNSKSELSKKSAVKKGIRKSDFKPKKR; this comes from the coding sequence ATGAAGAAGCAACAAAATGAAGAAGCTGTTAGGCTTGTAAAAGTGATATTAGAATCTGGTTTTGCAAGCAGGAGAAACTGTGAGAAGGCTATAATGTCAGGCAGGGTTCGGGTGAATAATCAGGTTATACTTGATCCTGCTTATAGAGTTAAAGAAGATGATTCTGTTTCCATAGACAGAGAACTAATAAAAAGACAGACTAAAAGGTATATGGCATTATATAAACCTATAGGCGTTGTAAGCACTACAAAATATTTACCGGGAAGGCGAATAATTACAGAGTTTTTCAAGGGTATTAAGGAAAGACTTTTTTATGCAGGAAGGCTTGACTCTGAATCAAGAGGCATAATGATAATTACTAATGATGGAGAGTTCGCTAATATTATTACGCATCCTTCTTATGAGATTTTAAAAGTTTATGATGTTACTGTTAATGGAAAAATAGATTCTGAAGCTCTTTTGAATGCCAGCAAAGGTATCACTATTAAAAATGTTTCATATTCGCCTTTTAAATTTAAAATATTATCAAAGGGAAGAATACAAAGCAAAATACGATTAACTATCAATGAAGGAAAAAACAGAGAGATAAGAAAAATATTCGATTATCTTGGTTACAAAGTTATAGATTTGGAGAGAATATCTGTAGGATGTGTGAGTAAATATGATGAAGTTTCCGGAACTTTAGAGGCTGGTCATATAAGAGATTTAACCAAAAAAGAAATAGATTTCTTCTTTAGGCAAAAAGATAAAAAATTAAAAGATATTGAAAGTATATTTGAAAATATTCCTGATGATATAGAAGATGAAATATCTAATGAAAATTATGAAGATAATATTTTTAATAATGATAAAAAAGAAACTAAGGTTCATGATAAATCTAAATGGGCTAAAGCTAAGCCTAAGAAAAAAAGATTAGTTACAAAAAAGTCTTCTGCATATAAGGCTAAAATACAGAAAAAAAATAGTAAGTCTGAATTATCTAAAAAATCTGCAGTTAAAAAAGGTATTAGGAAATCAGATTTTAAACCTAAAAAACGCTAG